The following proteins come from a genomic window of Rutidosis leptorrhynchoides isolate AG116_Rl617_1_P2 chromosome 10, CSIRO_AGI_Rlap_v1, whole genome shotgun sequence:
- the LOC139873435 gene encoding methyltransferase FGSG_00040 — protein sequence MNMKESEKQQNTNDEIMQNLRYVANDFLLREEWEQSIQTYSQFISLCQTHISNLQTRPDPKLQRSLCLAFSNRAEARSRTRDFDGALRDCDEALKIDNTHFKTLMCKGKILLNLDGYSMALNCFKIANLDNPNNVDSETLNGYLEKCKKLEFLSRSGAFDFSNWISNGFKGKLPELAEYIGAIEIKKSEISGRGLVATKNIDSGTLLVVTKAIATERGILPESNKDDSGKNSQLVMWKNFVDKVVESTSNCQRTRCLISKLSSGENEEALEVPDISYFRPESEKDCSYSTEKIDMNVMLSVLDVNSLVEETFSSKFSGKKGDYHGVGIWILASFINHSCHPNVKRFHVGDHVIIHASRNIKEGEEITLGYFDVFSPLKARKEMAKNWGFDCHCKRCKFESEMSLQHEMSEIEMGYEIGADVGTMVYKLEESMKRWMVRGKLKGYLRASFWKVYSELFVSEKFMMKWARRVPTMDVVVESVVEAVGGDERVLSVVIEGLKRSSGGGGGMMEMEKAMKLGRGVYGKVMKKQAMRSLLC from the coding sequence ATGAACATGAAAGAATCAGAAAAACAACAAAACACAAATGATGAAATAATGCAAAATCTCAGATACGTAGCCAATGATTTCCTTCTTAGAGAAGAATGGGAACAATCAATTCAAACATATTCTCAATTCATCTCACTCTGCCAAACCCACATTTCAAATCTTCAAACCCGACCCGACCCAAAACTCCAAAGATCTCTCTGTTTAGCCTTTTCAAATCGAGCCGAAGCAAGGTCTAGAACTCGCGATTTCGATGGAGCTTTACGAGATTGTGATGAAGCGTTGAAGATTGACAACACCCATTTTAAAACCCTAATGTGTAAAGGTAAGATCCTGCTTAATTTGGATGGATACAGTATGGCTTTAAATTGTTTCAAGATTGCAAATCTTGATAACCCCAATAATGTAGATTCTGAAACCTTAAATGGGTATTTAGAAaaatgtaaaaagcttgaatttttaTCAAGATCTGGGGCATTTGATTTCTCAAATTGGATATCAAATGGGTTTAAGGGTAAGCTTCCTGAGTTAGCAGAGTATATTGGTGCTATAGAAATCAAGAAATCTGAAATTAGTGGCAGGGGATTGGTTGCAACAAAGAACATTGATTCTGGTACTTTGTTGGTTGTTACTAAAGCTATTGCAACTGAAAGAGGGATACTGCCCGAATCGAATAAAGATGATTCAGGTAAAAATTCTCAATTGGTAATGTGGAAGAATTTTGTCGATAAAGTTGTCGAATCAACGTCGAATTGCCAAAGAACGCGTTGTTTAATTTCAAAGTTATCATCTGGCGAAAATGAGGAAGCTCTTGAGGTTCCTGATATAAGTTATTTTAGGCCTGAATCAGAGAAAGATTGTAGTTATTCGACTGAAaagattgatatgaatgttatgttaaGTGTATTGGATGTGAATTCACTTGTTGAAGAAACATTTTCTAGTAAATTTTCGGGTAAAAAAGGTGATTATCATGGTGTTGGGATATGGATTTTAGCATCTTTCATTAATCATTCGTGTCATCCTAATGTCAAGAGATTTCATGTTGGTGACCATGTTATTATTCATGCTTCTAGGAATATAAAAGAAGGTGAAGAGATCACATTGGGCTATTTTGATGTGTTTTCGCCATTAAAAGCCCGAAAAGAAATGGCAAAGAATTGGGGGTTTGATTGTCATTGCAAGAGGTGCAAATTCGAGAGCGAAATGTCTTTACAACATGAGATGAGTGAGATTGAGATGGGATATGAAATAGGGGCGGATGTCGGTACAATGGTGTATAAACTAGAAGAAAGTATGAAGAGATGGATGGTGAGAGGTAAACTAAAGGGATACTTAAGAGCTTCATTTTGGAAGGTTTATTCGGAACTTTTTGTATCCGAAAAGTTCATGATGAAGTGGGCGAGAAGGGTTCCGACAATGGACGTGGTGGTTGAGAGTGTCGTTGAGGCGGTCGGCGGCGATGAGCGGGTTTTAAGTGTGGTTATTGAAGGGTTGAAGAggagtagtggtggtggtggtggaatgaTGGAGATGGAGAAAGCAATGAAGTTAGGAAGAGGAGTTTATGGGAAGGTAATGAAGAAACAAGCAATGAGAAGCCTACTTTGTTGA